In Rhodopirellula islandica, one DNA window encodes the following:
- a CDS encoding DEAD/DEAH box helicase — protein sequence MVRKALPCLTKLGKPGPPKITQAVIKPMMSQLRNIGYIQLPSSTKFQIRPSLGDAILRSSIHEGTFSDLVAIVNAFHKSHRYSWERHQPSDKLKKQRIAFYQGDLEGYFDHASEDAVQARTMGLLTPFDETVYEGLPFELQDAYWRVFGPSLLHTANGSAAMIDHVEAWLKRSSPEDEAAISVGVDLLFAAGRVAALQPLAELLKHQRPEILGLVCLLHGDRDQAIQHFATAMPTASRKKGSSSTACQTFAGLHYPLLLLRQSDPRATATAAKIIQRRIKQLDEDLLQGCDAVLSGCDFLGDPGLAQSIQTSWTDDASRPLATLLSGYAREICFSTEQAARELKNLAKVSELYRASGMDWLAAEAMTLANRLKPNQSTAKMIAKLYHATGTSPMAGQFERTPIWKTQLGALQAFAASYQPASPSAKQPGSAIPEEQNRLAWLVTIATDDRPLDCRPVHQSYGKKGWSKGRPIALERIHDPSRLAEFDFLKPSDRKICGSLRCDISRDPYGYTERYYYFETALLVDALVDHPCLFMDDDSRSPIEIEKGQARLVVEQSPEGGATISLSPRPTSRDCHLLVQRESTSKFSIVQFSDAQLKLASMLSDGLTVPDSAVDQLLDAVRPLAPIAPLHSEIEVAAEGAEQVVADSAIHAHLTPYDQGLQITFFTRPFGDSGGFFVPGQGSRTVVTKVDGQMRSTRRDLEAESDSLRAVQNDCDFLGEQANVEVIDLPTAAEALEALLELESLVEESRLTLHWPKGQAFQIAGSADESDWKIKIDGGQDWFAASGKLQVDNQLAIEMMDLLEMASASTSRFVQLNDGRFVALTEHFRKRLETMAAYTDRRQDEVRFPTIRTTAIAELTGNADLIADQQWKTQIKRIESADRVRPKVPKTLDAELRDYQVDGFKWMSRLAHLGAGACLADDMGLGKTLQCLAVLLHRGKSGPALVVAPTSVAANWVSEIARFAPSLRPVLFSEADRETVIESLGKRDLLICSYGLLANEAEKLQSRRWQTLVLDEAQAIKNADTKRSEAAMGLEADFRVVLTGTPMENHLGELWNLFQFINPGLLGSSESFQERFAVPIERDHRRDVQRQLKQLIAPFILRRTKSQVLDELPPRTEVTVPIQLGDKEAAMYEAIRQKALQNLEDSDDDRPMHIKILAELMRLRRFCCHPDLVDANAGLKAAKLERFTETVTDLIEGGHKVLVFSQFVGHLQLLRDRLDERQISYQYLDGSTPAKKRKTSVDAFQDGEGDVFLISLKAGGVGLNLTAADYVIHMDPWWNPAVEDQASDRAHRMGQQRPVTVYRFITTGTIEERILKLHESKRDLADSLLEGTESSAKLSAEELMKLIL from the coding sequence ATGGTACGAAAAGCGCTGCCTTGCTTGACCAAGCTTGGCAAACCAGGACCTCCCAAGATCACCCAGGCCGTCATCAAGCCGATGATGAGTCAACTGCGAAACATCGGCTACATTCAGCTTCCATCCAGCACCAAATTCCAAATTCGGCCGTCCCTGGGCGATGCGATTCTGAGATCATCGATCCACGAGGGTACGTTCTCGGATCTGGTGGCCATCGTGAACGCATTTCACAAATCACATCGATACTCCTGGGAGCGACATCAGCCTTCAGACAAACTAAAGAAACAACGGATCGCATTCTATCAAGGCGATTTGGAGGGCTACTTCGACCATGCCTCAGAGGACGCGGTCCAAGCACGAACAATGGGCCTGCTGACGCCCTTTGACGAGACCGTCTACGAAGGCCTGCCTTTCGAACTTCAAGATGCCTACTGGCGGGTCTTCGGACCGTCCCTGTTGCACACGGCGAATGGCTCGGCGGCGATGATCGATCACGTCGAAGCTTGGTTGAAACGCTCGTCCCCCGAGGACGAGGCTGCCATTTCGGTGGGTGTCGATTTATTGTTTGCCGCGGGCCGCGTTGCCGCCTTGCAGCCGTTGGCGGAACTGCTGAAACACCAACGCCCCGAAATCCTTGGGCTGGTCTGCCTGCTGCACGGTGATCGAGATCAAGCGATCCAACACTTTGCCACTGCCATGCCAACTGCATCGCGAAAGAAAGGCTCGTCCTCGACGGCATGCCAAACCTTCGCCGGACTTCACTACCCGCTGCTATTGCTCCGGCAGTCCGATCCCCGAGCGACCGCAACGGCTGCAAAGATCATCCAACGACGCATCAAGCAATTGGATGAAGATCTGCTGCAAGGATGTGACGCCGTGTTGAGCGGGTGCGACTTTTTAGGCGACCCGGGACTGGCCCAATCCATCCAAACCAGTTGGACCGATGATGCCTCTCGCCCCTTGGCAACTTTGCTCAGCGGTTATGCGCGTGAAATTTGTTTCAGCACGGAACAAGCAGCCCGTGAACTGAAAAACCTTGCCAAAGTCAGCGAGTTGTATCGCGCCTCGGGAATGGATTGGCTGGCGGCCGAAGCGATGACCCTCGCCAACCGGCTCAAACCAAATCAATCGACTGCGAAAATGATTGCGAAACTGTACCACGCCACCGGCACATCACCGATGGCCGGTCAGTTCGAGCGAACACCCATTTGGAAAACACAACTTGGCGCCTTGCAAGCTTTTGCGGCCAGTTACCAGCCCGCGTCTCCCTCTGCCAAGCAGCCAGGCTCCGCGATACCGGAAGAGCAAAACCGTCTGGCGTGGTTGGTGACCATTGCGACCGATGACCGTCCTCTCGATTGTCGACCGGTTCACCAAAGCTATGGCAAAAAGGGCTGGTCCAAAGGTCGCCCCATTGCTCTGGAGCGAATCCATGACCCGAGTCGACTCGCCGAGTTTGATTTCTTGAAACCTTCGGATCGAAAGATTTGCGGCTCGCTCCGTTGCGACATTTCACGCGATCCCTACGGGTACACGGAACGTTACTACTACTTTGAAACCGCGTTGTTGGTCGATGCCCTGGTCGATCACCCCTGTCTGTTCATGGACGACGACTCCCGATCGCCAATTGAAATTGAAAAGGGTCAGGCTCGTTTGGTGGTCGAGCAATCGCCCGAGGGTGGCGCCACGATTTCCTTGTCACCTCGACCAACATCCCGTGACTGTCATTTGCTGGTGCAACGCGAGAGCACGTCGAAGTTTTCGATTGTTCAATTCAGCGACGCGCAGTTGAAACTGGCGTCGATGTTGTCCGACGGTCTGACGGTGCCCGACTCCGCCGTCGATCAACTGCTCGACGCGGTGCGGCCACTGGCACCGATCGCGCCGTTGCATTCGGAGATCGAAGTCGCCGCCGAGGGTGCGGAGCAAGTCGTCGCTGACAGCGCCATTCACGCTCACTTGACGCCTTACGATCAAGGCCTGCAAATCACCTTCTTCACTCGCCCCTTTGGTGACAGTGGCGGTTTCTTCGTTCCGGGTCAGGGCAGTCGAACGGTCGTCACCAAGGTTGACGGTCAGATGCGATCGACTCGCCGGGATTTGGAGGCGGAATCAGACAGCCTTCGTGCGGTGCAAAACGATTGCGACTTCCTGGGTGAGCAGGCCAACGTCGAGGTCATCGATCTGCCCACTGCGGCGGAGGCTCTCGAAGCGCTGCTGGAACTGGAATCGCTGGTGGAAGAATCACGTTTGACGTTGCACTGGCCCAAGGGGCAAGCCTTTCAAATCGCCGGGTCCGCAGATGAGTCGGACTGGAAGATCAAGATCGATGGGGGGCAGGATTGGTTCGCCGCTTCGGGCAAACTGCAGGTGGACAACCAATTGGCCATCGAGATGATGGATCTGCTGGAGATGGCGAGCGCCAGCACATCCCGATTCGTGCAACTCAACGACGGTCGATTTGTGGCGCTCACCGAACACTTTCGCAAGCGACTGGAAACGATGGCCGCGTACACGGATCGCCGCCAAGACGAAGTGCGGTTCCCCACCATTCGCACCACCGCGATCGCCGAACTGACCGGCAACGCTGACCTGATTGCCGACCAACAATGGAAGACGCAGATCAAGCGAATCGAATCGGCCGACCGCGTGCGACCGAAAGTTCCCAAGACGCTGGACGCAGAACTCCGCGACTACCAAGTCGACGGCTTCAAATGGATGTCCCGTTTGGCTCACCTGGGCGCGGGTGCCTGCCTGGCCGATGACATGGGATTGGGGAAAACGCTGCAGTGCCTCGCCGTTCTGCTCCACCGCGGCAAGTCCGGCCCGGCATTGGTGGTCGCCCCCACATCGGTGGCCGCCAACTGGGTTTCCGAGATCGCACGCTTTGCACCCTCGCTGCGCCCGGTCCTGTTCAGCGAAGCGGATCGCGAGACGGTCATTGAGTCCTTGGGAAAACGAGACCTGCTGATATGCAGTTATGGTTTGCTGGCCAACGAAGCGGAAAAATTGCAATCCCGACGTTGGCAGACGCTGGTTCTCGACGAAGCCCAGGCGATCAAGAACGCAGACACCAAACGCAGCGAAGCAGCGATGGGACTCGAAGCGGATTTCCGAGTCGTGCTCACCGGCACACCCATGGAAAACCATCTGGGTGAACTGTGGAACCTGTTTCAATTCATCAACCCAGGACTACTCGGTTCCTCGGAGTCGTTTCAAGAACGCTTTGCCGTTCCGATCGAACGCGATCATCGCCGCGACGTCCAGCGACAACTCAAGCAATTGATCGCGCCGTTCATTCTGCGACGGACGAAGTCCCAAGTTCTGGATGAACTCCCACCGCGAACCGAAGTCACCGTGCCGATCCAATTGGGTGACAAGGAAGCCGCGATGTACGAAGCCATTCGTCAAAAAGCACTCCAAAACTTGGAGGACAGCGACGACGACCGCCCCATGCACATCAAGATCCTGGCGGAATTGATGCGTCTGCGACGATTCTGTTGTCACCCCGATCTAGTCGACGCCAACGCAGGCCTGAAAGCAGCAAAACTCGAACGGTTCACTGAAACGGTGACGGATCTGATCGAGGGCGGTCACAAGGTGTTGGTGTTCAGCCAGTTCGTCGGCCACCTGCAACTCTTGAGAGACCGACTCGATGAACGTCAGATTTCGTATCAGTACCTGGACGGCAGCACGCCCGCGAAGAAACGCAAGACCAGCGTGGATGCCTTCCAGGACGGCGAAGGCGATGTGTTCTTGATCAGCTTGAAAGCCGGGGGCGTGGGGTTGAACCTGACGGCAGCCGACTACGTGATCCACATGGACCCCTGGTGGAATCCCGCGGTGGAAGACCAAGCGTCCGACCGCGCCCACCGGATGGGACAACAGCGGCCCGTCACGGTGTACCGATTCATCACCACAGGGACCATTGAAGAACGAATCCTGAAACTCCATGAAAGCAAACGCGACCTCGCCGACAGCCTGCTCGAAGGCACCGAGTCATCCGCCAAACTCTCCGCCGAAGAACTCATGAAGTTGATCCTGTAA
- a CDS encoding HEAT repeat domain-containing protein, translated as MNRMASRLFQSIVPLMSVLLTAPVLVLCGGCHDGPMYALKHANPYFTMRQWKADEAIGVTDHKRRQELQSLADSMIAMPEERQLTWTPHLEQIYENDPSAEMRRLAILAAGRSKDAGTLDLVAKGLKDDNLKVRMESCRALGERPEEQAAQLLASIAGESQDQDVRHAAIAALGKHPGEISTNSLKLALQDRDPATQDLVIETLRESTGKDLGNDPAEWIAALNGQASEVPANGSLFR; from the coding sequence ATGAACCGCATGGCGAGTCGCCTTTTCCAGTCGATCGTTCCGTTGATGTCTGTCCTCCTGACGGCCCCTGTTTTGGTGCTGTGCGGAGGCTGTCACGATGGTCCCATGTATGCGCTCAAGCATGCCAATCCCTACTTCACGATGCGTCAGTGGAAGGCGGATGAGGCGATCGGGGTGACGGATCACAAGCGTCGCCAAGAGCTGCAGTCGCTGGCGGATTCGATGATCGCGATGCCGGAAGAGCGCCAACTGACTTGGACACCGCACCTGGAACAGATCTATGAAAACGATCCCAGTGCCGAGATGCGTCGTTTGGCGATCTTGGCCGCCGGACGTTCGAAAGACGCGGGCACGCTCGATTTGGTCGCCAAAGGCTTGAAGGATGACAACCTGAAGGTCCGCATGGAATCATGCCGTGCGTTGGGTGAGCGACCCGAAGAACAGGCGGCTCAGTTGTTGGCGTCGATCGCAGGTGAATCTCAAGACCAAGACGTCCGCCACGCCGCGATCGCGGCGCTGGGCAAGCACCCCGGCGAGATCTCAACCAATTCGCTCAAGCTGGCCCTTCAAGACCGAGACCCTGCCACGCAAGATTTGGTGATCGAAACGCTTCGTGAGAGCACCGGGAAAGACCTGGGCAACGACCCCGCGGAATGGATCGCTGCCTTGAACGGTCAGGCAAGTGAAGTGCCTGCCAACGGTTCGCTGTTCCGGTAA
- a CDS encoding MSCRAMM family protein translates to MRIESLESRRLMVADPIHVGLVYLETDYLESDQDVGSDSKGDRFLLSFTGGAPGTELTELIIRTDKDGDGISVGDPIFDTEVGGRGKNGAHPFTVQNIETLDGTPADVTASVDDGGQFLKLNFRGFSAGDRLEFTIDVDEVLRNLPDLDEFNSRLDVITSGQEFQDSILEALFEAPDYYAAEADAIFLNDFGDPAQEYGLDLPPDEGSDIDSRPNRSAAAVGTATQTPIPASIGGFVYRDDNDSGTKDAGEVGLGGVTVRLLPVDTIAPQNQLETKTNADGSYQFTNLMPGRYRIVEVDQPADLEDGKDAAGTIDGQVVGSAINPGDEIRDIVLGGGDVGVEYNFGEVPLGSIGGFVYLAAPGADCDGDHDAGDSTPLQNVEVRLIDEQGKLVATTRTGADGSYLFDDLRTGVYEIVEITPDGLLDGGSHPGEIRTIASNIFVPIGGSVDGGRITNVALPPGGEGHEYNFCEAAPGSLSGEVYHDRDNDGNRDAGEEAIPGTELVLVGSDGNVVATTVTGPDGEYKFSGLAADTYRIIETQPLGYIDGIDSVGQIDGTTVGGLGSDADSFVSITLRQGLHGVNYDFGERQLASLSGRVHVDFDEDCFKDDDEPVLEGVTITLVDESGKQVAQTQTDADGRYTFTDLIPGNYTVIETQPDGYFEGGAKPGSAGGVSENGSRIGSITLTSGEVAVNYDFCERPPSEISGIVYVDRDADCFRDADEEGLSGVRVELVNEAGDVIATTLTDASGAYKFTFLPAGFYTVREIQPSGYFHGGQKAGSHGGNDSQADVISTIDMGWGETLTQYNFCELLPSELSGVVYVDKDADCFRDADEIGLAGVIVELFDENGALVGSTTTDANGAYHFGNLKSGVYTVRETQPEGYFHGGQKAGSGGGDDSLADVISTIDIGWGETLTDYDFCERLPSELSGVVYVDKDADCFQDHDEPGLGGVLIELFNSAGELVTTTTTIADGSYHFGNLQAGSYTVRETQPDGYFHGSQMAGSAGGNDSVDDVISTIPVGWGESLINYDFCEVLPSTISGMVWADTVRNSVFDDGETPLANVIIELRDETDQVIATTQTDNQGRYTFDSLPPGTYSVHESQPDDYFQGGQIVGDFGGRVLRSDVIGEITIPGGINAIGYDFPELPPATITGYVFQDGENLVLREAPSPEDLREYRDGELTDDDTRLSGVTLELRNVLGSPIDSATGALAGTYGTETIRVTTDENGFYVFSGLRPETVYSVYQVQPEGFIDSLDTPGTLGGLAINVADFVSDSGEGTLTFPTSVQNLMADSSTDPKFDAILQLFVGAGQTSADNNFSEIAIEDPPDFPPEEYPTPDPISRPLVPIETFETPIRPMAFGIHLDPHQQFFFADEWQVSWHLSVINGGFPRGGGADSGIVQADEFSDDGDLIRPANYRTELDGDGEEGSERKGKLPSSLMRNDLMAGLWHIQTPTVRTLASQSDSGSHIQMGHPDATALTGDFNGDGVDEAVLFIGGQWFVDLNGNGTWDAGDLWVRLGTELDRPVVGDWDGDGKDDVGIFGRRWENDWARIRRDPGLPDPANTRRRGLTREELVPRETTANEDQQRMLMRGEDGGLLADAVDHVFQYGEQVDTPIAGDWNGDGIDQIGVFRGGQWLLDDDADGRWTGKTKPHDFGRPGDEPIVGDFDGDGIDEIGVVRGDVWIIDSDGDRKLTANDKRIAVPRESADSQPIVGDFNGDNKDEPGYYTNAG, encoded by the coding sequence ATGCGCATCGAGTCGCTGGAGAGTCGTCGTTTGATGGTGGCGGATCCGATCCATGTGGGATTGGTCTATCTCGAAACGGACTACTTGGAATCCGATCAAGACGTCGGCAGCGATTCCAAAGGCGACCGGTTCCTGCTTTCTTTCACCGGCGGAGCCCCCGGCACTGAGCTGACCGAACTGATCATCCGCACTGACAAAGACGGTGACGGCATCTCGGTTGGCGACCCGATCTTTGACACCGAGGTGGGCGGTCGCGGCAAAAATGGCGCGCATCCATTCACGGTCCAGAACATCGAAACACTCGATGGAACTCCCGCCGATGTCACGGCAAGCGTCGACGACGGTGGGCAATTCCTGAAGCTCAACTTCCGTGGCTTCAGCGCGGGCGATCGGCTGGAGTTCACGATCGACGTGGACGAAGTGCTCCGCAACCTCCCGGACCTCGATGAATTCAACAGTCGACTCGATGTCATCACTTCGGGACAAGAGTTCCAAGACTCGATCCTAGAAGCTCTTTTCGAAGCCCCGGACTACTACGCCGCCGAAGCCGATGCGATCTTCCTGAATGACTTTGGTGACCCAGCCCAAGAATACGGTCTGGATTTGCCGCCGGATGAAGGGTCGGACATCGACAGTCGGCCCAACCGCTCCGCGGCCGCCGTTGGGACCGCCACGCAAACTCCGATCCCAGCCTCAATCGGTGGTTTCGTTTATCGAGATGACAACGACTCGGGCACCAAAGACGCTGGCGAAGTCGGCTTGGGCGGCGTCACGGTTCGGTTGCTCCCCGTCGACACGATTGCACCCCAGAACCAGCTTGAAACCAAAACCAACGCGGATGGTTCGTACCAATTCACGAACTTGATGCCAGGTCGTTACCGCATCGTCGAAGTCGACCAGCCCGCTGATTTGGAAGACGGCAAGGACGCAGCCGGCACCATCGACGGCCAAGTGGTCGGTTCGGCGATCAATCCCGGCGACGAAATTCGCGACATCGTGCTTGGTGGCGGCGATGTCGGGGTGGAATACAACTTCGGCGAAGTCCCTCTGGGTTCGATTGGTGGCTTTGTGTACTTGGCCGCGCCGGGTGCAGACTGCGATGGTGATCACGACGCCGGTGACAGCACGCCTCTGCAAAACGTCGAAGTTCGATTGATCGACGAACAAGGCAAATTGGTCGCGACCACCCGGACCGGTGCGGACGGCAGTTACCTCTTCGATGACCTTCGTACAGGCGTCTACGAGATCGTTGAGATCACGCCTGACGGGTTGCTGGATGGCGGATCGCATCCCGGAGAGATTCGCACGATCGCTTCGAACATCTTCGTGCCCATTGGTGGCTCCGTCGATGGTGGACGCATCACCAACGTCGCGTTGCCGCCCGGCGGCGAAGGCCACGAGTACAACTTCTGCGAAGCCGCCCCGGGATCGTTGTCGGGCGAGGTTTATCACGACCGGGACAACGACGGAAATCGAGACGCTGGCGAAGAAGCGATCCCCGGCACCGAATTGGTGCTGGTCGGCTCGGATGGAAACGTCGTCGCCACCACCGTCACCGGGCCCGATGGCGAGTACAAGTTCAGCGGTTTGGCAGCGGACACGTACCGTATCATCGAAACCCAGCCGCTTGGATACATCGACGGCATCGACTCCGTTGGGCAAATCGACGGAACCACGGTCGGTGGACTGGGGTCGGATGCAGACAGCTTCGTCAGCATCACGCTGCGTCAAGGTTTGCACGGCGTGAACTATGACTTCGGCGAACGCCAACTGGCGTCGCTCAGTGGACGCGTGCACGTCGACTTCGACGAAGATTGCTTCAAAGACGATGACGAACCGGTCCTGGAAGGCGTGACCATCACCTTGGTCGACGAGAGCGGCAAGCAAGTTGCTCAAACCCAAACGGACGCGGACGGTCGGTACACCTTCACCGATCTGATTCCTGGCAACTACACCGTCATCGAAACGCAACCGGACGGCTACTTCGAAGGTGGCGCCAAACCGGGTTCGGCAGGCGGCGTCAGCGAAAACGGCAGCCGAATTGGCTCGATCACGCTGACGTCGGGCGAAGTCGCCGTGAACTACGACTTCTGCGAGCGGCCACCGTCGGAAATTTCCGGGATCGTGTACGTCGATCGCGACGCAGATTGCTTCCGCGATGCAGACGAAGAAGGACTGTCGGGCGTTCGCGTTGAATTGGTCAACGAAGCCGGCGACGTCATCGCGACCACGCTCACCGATGCCTCGGGTGCGTACAAGTTCACCTTCCTGCCAGCCGGTTTCTACACCGTTCGCGAAATTCAGCCGAGCGGGTACTTCCACGGCGGTCAAAAAGCGGGCAGCCACGGTGGCAACGACTCCCAAGCCGATGTGATTTCGACCATCGACATGGGCTGGGGCGAAACCCTGACGCAGTACAATTTCTGCGAATTGCTGCCCTCTGAGTTGTCCGGCGTCGTGTACGTCGACAAAGATGCAGATTGCTTCCGCGATGCAGACGAGATTGGCCTGGCCGGCGTGATCGTGGAACTGTTCGATGAGAACGGTGCCTTGGTCGGCAGCACGACCACCGACGCCAATGGTGCCTATCACTTTGGCAACTTGAAATCGGGCGTCTACACCGTTCGTGAAACGCAACCGGAAGGCTACTTCCATGGCGGACAAAAGGCGGGCTCGGGCGGCGGCGATGACAGCCTTGCCGACGTGATCTCGACCATCGACATCGGCTGGGGCGAAACGCTGACCGACTACGACTTCTGCGAGCGATTGCCATCGGAGTTGTCGGGTGTGGTCTACGTCGACAAAGACGCCGACTGCTTCCAAGACCACGACGAACCGGGACTGGGCGGCGTGTTGATTGAGCTGTTCAACTCAGCCGGTGAATTGGTCACCACAACGACCACCATTGCGGATGGCTCGTATCACTTTGGAAACTTGCAGGCCGGTTCCTACACCGTTCGCGAAACCCAACCGGACGGCTACTTCCACGGCAGCCAAATGGCCGGCAGTGCAGGCGGCAACGACAGCGTCGACGATGTGATCTCAACGATCCCGGTCGGCTGGGGCGAGTCGCTGATCAACTACGACTTCTGCGAAGTTCTGCCCAGCACCATCTCGGGCATGGTCTGGGCGGACACGGTTCGCAACAGCGTCTTCGATGACGGCGAGACTCCGCTGGCCAACGTGATCATCGAGTTGCGTGATGAGACCGATCAAGTCATCGCGACCACGCAGACCGACAACCAAGGTCGCTACACGTTTGATTCGTTGCCGCCGGGAACCTACTCGGTCCACGAGTCACAACCCGATGACTATTTCCAAGGTGGCCAGATCGTCGGCGACTTCGGCGGCCGTGTCCTTCGCAGCGACGTGATCGGTGAAATCACGATTCCTGGCGGCATCAACGCGATCGGCTACGACTTCCCTGAGTTGCCACCCGCAACGATCACTGGCTACGTCTTCCAAGACGGCGAGAACCTGGTGCTCCGGGAAGCTCCCAGCCCGGAAGACTTGCGAGAGTACCGCGATGGCGAATTGACAGACGACGACACACGATTGTCTGGTGTCACACTCGAACTTCGCAATGTGCTGGGCAGTCCCATCGACAGCGCCACCGGAGCCCTGGCGGGAACCTATGGCACCGAAACCATTCGCGTCACCACCGACGAAAATGGTTTCTACGTCTTCAGCGGTTTGCGACCTGAAACGGTTTACTCGGTTTACCAAGTCCAACCCGAGGGCTTCATTGATTCGCTGGACACGCCCGGCACGCTTGGCGGTTTGGCAATCAACGTCGCTGACTTTGTTTCCGACAGCGGCGAAGGAACGCTGACGTTCCCGACGTCCGTTCAAAACCTGATGGCGGACTCATCCACCGACCCGAAGTTCGATGCGATCCTGCAATTGTTCGTGGGTGCTGGCCAGACCAGTGCCGACAACAACTTCAGCGAAATCGCCATCGAAGATCCGCCAGACTTTCCACCCGAAGAATACCCGACTCCCGATCCGATCAGTCGCCCTTTGGTGCCCATCGAAACGTTCGAGACCCCGATCCGACCGATGGCATTTGGAATCCACCTGGATCCCCACCAGCAATTCTTCTTCGCAGATGAATGGCAAGTCAGCTGGCACCTGAGCGTGATCAACGGTGGCTTCCCACGAGGCGGCGGTGCTGATTCAGGAATCGTTCAGGCAGACGAGTTCTCCGATGACGGCGACCTGATTCGTCCGGCCAACTACCGCACCGAACTCGATGGCGATGGCGAAGAAGGAAGCGAACGAAAAGGCAAGCTGCCGAGCTCGTTGATGCGAAACGATTTGATGGCGGGTCTTTGGCACATCCAAACCCCCACGGTTCGAACGCTGGCATCACAATCCGATTCGGGCTCTCACATTCAAATGGGACACCCCGATGCCACCGCGCTCACCGGTGACTTCAATGGCGATGGCGTTGACGAAGCGGTGTTGTTCATCGGTGGACAATGGTTCGTGGACCTCAACGGCAACGGCACATGGGACGCTGGCGACCTTTGGGTTCGGCTCGGAACGGAACTCGATCGCCCCGTCGTGGGTGACTGGGATGGCGACGGCAAAGACGACGTCGGGATCTTCGGACGCCGCTGGGAAAACGACTGGGCTCGCATCCGCCGCGACCCCGGTTTGCCCGACCCCGCCAACACACGTCGACGTGGCCTGACGCGTGAGGAATTGGTCCCCCGTGAAACCACCGCCAACGAAGATCAGCAACGGATGTTGATGCGGGGCGAAGATGGGGGACTGTTGGCCGATGCGGTGGACCACGTCTTCCAGTACGGCGAACAAGTCGACACACCCATCGCCGGTGACTGGAACGGCGACGGCATTGACCAAATCGGTGTTTTCCGCGGCGGCCAGTGGTTGCTCGATGATGATGCCGACGGTCGTTGGACAGGCAAAACCAAGCCCCACGACTTTGGCCGCCCCGGTGACGAGCCAATCGTGGGCGACTTCGACGGTGACGGCATCGATGAAATCGGTGTGGTCCGAGGCGATGTCTGGATCATCGACAGCGATGGCGACCGAAAGTTGACCGCCAACGACAAACGCATCGCCGTGCCGCGAGAGTCAGCGGATTCGCAGCCGATCGTGGGAGATTTCAATGGCGACAACAAGGACGAACCTGGCTACTACACCAACGCTGGCTGA
- the fae gene encoding formaldehyde-activating enzyme, whose protein sequence is MSDRIVLRTGESLVAGGPPFTAAEPEVVIGELDGPVGTALATLTGDQSMGHSKVFAILNTDIQVRPVTLCVSKVTVKNSRYTNILMGTVQAAIANGVLDAVRAGDLPKEKANDLGIICSVWLNPGVIDDDNLDHKALFDIHRQAMAQAIHKAMNNEPSIDWLLDNQDKITHKYYQMGLDGKI, encoded by the coding sequence ATGTCAGATCGCATTGTTCTTCGCACGGGCGAATCGCTTGTCGCCGGTGGCCCACCCTTCACCGCTGCGGAACCCGAAGTCGTCATCGGCGAACTCGACGGCCCCGTTGGCACGGCCCTGGCCACTTTGACGGGGGACCAATCAATGGGTCACTCCAAAGTCTTCGCGATTCTGAACACCGACATCCAAGTCCGTCCGGTGACGTTGTGCGTCAGCAAAGTGACGGTCAAAAACAGCCGCTACACCAACATCCTGATGGGCACGGTCCAAGCCGCGATCGCCAACGGAGTTTTGGATGCGGTTCGCGCCGGCGATCTCCCCAAGGAAAAGGCCAACGACCTCGGCATCATCTGCAGTGTGTGGTTGAACCCTGGTGTCATTGATGACGACAACTTGGACCACAAGGCCTTGTTCGACATTCACCGCCAAGCGATGGCGCAAGCGATTCACAAAGCGATGAACAACGAACCATCGATCGATTGGTTGCTCGATAACCAAGACAAGATCACCCACAAGTATTACCAAATGGGTCTCGACGGCAAAATCTAG